One window of Lentimicrobium sp. L6 genomic DNA carries:
- a CDS encoding class I SAM-dependent methyltransferase encodes MDKCTYCKSSPSNLKYKTSDVFGQHWEIHQCCNCQAYYIAPNPSPNQLAQAYADDYYGEQEEKFSFPLVEKILDYFRGGRARKLSKYIEANSAVLDIGCGNGQFLESLVKHGDYKLFGTELAGKSAERAKRIPQVNLRIGFLEEVVFDKESFDAITLFHVFEHLSEPELSLNIIHEILKPNGVLVMSFPNIDSWQSRIFKGKWLHLDPPRHLFFFEPKTFRGLMESQGFAFIDESYFSMEQNPFGMVQSILNLWNKKREVLFESMKGNHTYTQEYSSFNIILQKMFFILSFPIFIISDVIASLFKKSATVEFVFRKK; translated from the coding sequence ATGGATAAATGTACTTATTGTAAATCCTCACCATCTAATTTAAAATATAAAACCAGTGATGTTTTTGGTCAGCATTGGGAAATCCATCAATGTTGCAATTGTCAGGCCTACTATATAGCTCCAAACCCCAGCCCCAATCAATTGGCTCAAGCTTATGCCGATGATTATTATGGTGAGCAGGAAGAAAAATTTAGTTTCCCACTTGTAGAAAAAATCTTAGACTATTTTAGGGGAGGTCGAGCTAGAAAATTAAGTAAATATATTGAAGCAAATTCTGCTGTTCTTGATATTGGTTGTGGAAATGGACAGTTTTTAGAATCATTAGTTAAACATGGAGATTATAAGCTTTTCGGAACAGAGTTAGCTGGAAAATCGGCAGAACGAGCCAAAAGAATTCCCCAAGTAAATTTGAGGATAGGCTTTCTTGAAGAAGTTGTATTTGATAAAGAAAGCTTCGATGCCATTACTCTATTTCATGTTTTTGAACACCTTTCAGAACCTGAGCTAAGTTTGAATATTATACATGAAATTTTAAAGCCTAATGGAGTTTTGGTGATGTCTTTTCCGAATATAGATAGTTGGCAAAGTAGAATATTTAAAGGGAAATGGCTTCATTTAGACCCTCCTCGGCATTTGTTTTTTTTTGAGCCTAAAACATTTCGTGGTTTAATGGAGTCGCAAGGTTTTGCTTTTATAGATGAATCGTATTTTTCAATGGAGCAAAATCCGTTTGGAATGGTGCAGAGTATTTTGAATTTATGGAATAAGAAAAGAGAAGTTTTATTTGAGAGTATGAAGGGAAACCATACTTATACTCAAGAATATTCTTCTTTTAATATAATTTTACAGAAAATGTTTTTCATCCTGAGCTTCCCAATATTTATTATCAGCGATGTGATTGCTAGCTTATTTAAAAAAAGCGCTACAGTAGAATTTGTATTTAGAAAGAAATGA